From the Ignavibacteriales bacterium genome, the window AATGCACCCCTAAACACAATGGGTACGATGCCGGATGACAGCAAGACGGTAAATCTCGGAGGGATCAATATATCAGGCAGGCAGATACCTCTTGGAGAAATAGCGGATATAAAAATCGTACCGGGACCGCCAATGATATCGTCAGAGGACGGCAGGCTGAGGTCGATCGTTTTTCTAAATGTAAGAGACAGGGATATGGGCGGATTTGTAAATGAAGCGAAGGAGGTGATGGATAAGAATCTGAAACTGCCTCCGGGATATTATTATACATGGAGCGGACAATGGGAGAACCAGATAAGAGCAAAGGAAAGGTTATCGGTAATTCTCCCGGTAGTGTTCGTCATTATATTTGTGATGCTTTACTTTACGTTTGAGAATTTTCTCGAGGCGTCGCTGGTAATGCTGTCAGTTCCGTTTGCATTGATAGGGGGAGTGTATTTTATGGCGATACTTGGGCTTAATTTTTCGGTAGCGATCTGGGTAGGGTTCATCGCGCTTTACGGTGTAGCTGTAGAAACAGGTGTGGTGATGGTAATATATCTGCATGAGGCTCTGGACAAGAAATTGATAGAGAAAAAGGGCAATTTATCCAAAGAAGATCTTATACAAGCGACGAAAGACGGGGCAATATTGAGACTAAGACCGAAACTGATGACGGTTGCTACGTCGATGTTCGGATTAATACCTATAATGTGGGCTACCGGAACGGGAGCCGACCTGGCAAAGCCTCTGGCAGTGCCATTAATAGGCGGTATTCTGACTTCGGCAGTACACGTGTTATTTGTAACACCGATAATATTCGTAATTATAAAGGAATATATGAGGAAGCGCGGAAAATTAAAACAATCGGATATGGCGAAATTTATGGTACATTAGAACAAATACGTTAAAAATAACGTTTAATAAGTATGTATGTTTCTGCTTTAAATTTAATTAAATTTTATTAAGTTATTATATATTAAGGAGCAATTGAAAATGAAGAGAATATTTATTGTACTGGGGGTGATATTATTTTTCAGCCTGGGAGCTAATGCGCAGGTGAAGGAGGCAGTAGTTGGCGTCGACGGATTTACATGTTCACTTTGTGCAAAAGGTGTAGAAGGTCAGCTGGAAAGCCTGGACTTTATCAAATCAGTAAAAACCAATCTGAAGGCAACGACCTTTACATTAACATTTGTAAAGGGTAAAAAGATAAATCTTTCGAAACTTGAGAAAGCAATAACCGACGGCGGATTCACTCTGCGCGATATAAAGGTAAAGGCAGACGGAACGCTTGCCGGTGATGCGGCATCGGGATTTTCATTGAATACGGGAAATTCACCAAATCTCAACCTGAAAAATGCGCAGGGAAGTTTTGATAAGGGTGACGCTGTATCGGTTTCCGGAATGGTGACCCTTCCCAATACCTTAAACGTTTCTACAATTAAAAAGAAGTAAATAAATAGAATGAATTTCAAAAGATTTTTATTTTTAATGGTATGTGCGTCCATCGGGGTGCACATATTTTTTTCATGCGGAGACGACAAGCCAAAGGCACCGTTTTCCGATATAGATACAAATAGGATTATACAGCCGAGCGGTGTAAAGCCAGAGGAGATGAGCAGTAAAGCGGAAGACAACACGGTCAGGTTTACGGCGGCTGTAAATGACATGTATGATTCATACGGCAGTATATCATACAGTATGTACTATAACGATACGACAAGGGTGAGAGGCGCAGTCAACATGCTTTTGAATTACATGGCGATGACAGAAAATCTGCTGGAGCAGGACCCGAAGTTTAAG encodes:
- a CDS encoding heavy-metal-associated domain-containing protein, which codes for MKRIFIVLGVILFFSLGANAQVKEAVVGVDGFTCSLCAKGVEGQLESLDFIKSVKTNLKATTFTLTFVKGKKINLSKLEKAITDGGFTLRDIKVKADGTLAGDAASGFSLNTGNSPNLNLKNAQGSFDKGDAVSVSGMVTLPNTLNVSTIKKK